A stretch of the Lolium perenne isolate Kyuss_39 chromosome 3, Kyuss_2.0, whole genome shotgun sequence genome encodes the following:
- the LOC127339129 gene encoding uncharacterized protein produces the protein MAFKITVALRARRVEKWIRVVKRDYLDNAPIKCVSLDYEFTNPRESDQCAAVLQLSVTSENLVFQICQADEVPQVLKEFLQDETIKFFGAAIGKDVEMLSPYGIHITSAFDLQNILPNPTNNPIPSIYDLANSIIGTNLEKKKRKRYKRKDAAEEKEDELIFGWANVPLSYEQMRYAVLDARLSFEMARSYWHLVDKELS, from the coding sequence ATGGCTTTCAAGATCACGGTCGCTCTCCGTGCAAGAAGGGTGGAGAAGTGGATCCGCGTTGTGAAGAGGGACTACCTCGACAACGCACCAATCAAGTGCGTCAGCTTGGACTACGAGTTCACCAACCCCCGTGAGAGTGATCAGTGTGCTGCCGTCCTTCAACTCTCGGTAACGTCTGAGAATTTGGTATTCCAGATTTGTCAGGCTGATGAAGTGCCACAAGTTCTCAAGGAGTTCTTGCAGGATGAGACCATCAAATTCTTCGGCGCGGCTATCGGCAAGGATGTGGAAATGCTGAGTCCCTATGGTATTCATATTACTTCTGCGTTCGACCTTCAAAATATACTCCCGAATCCCACTAATAATCCAATTCCAAGTATATATGATCTGGCGAATTCTATCATTGGGACAAATCTtgagaagaaaaagaggaaaagGTACAAGAGGAAGGACGCCGCggaagaaaaagaagatgaaCTGATATTTGGGTGGGCCAATGTTCCATTGAGCTACGAACAAATGCGCTATGCCGTTCTGGACGCTCGTCTGAGCTTCGAGATGGCTAGGAGTTATTGGCACCTAGTTGACAAGGAGTTATCTTGA
- the LOC127340887 gene encoding uncharacterized protein, with protein MPPKPALSASRSASRKRGNPMYFRTTDCRLSPHLLLQIMKLIVENDQQKGYVKEIGFGSFLSMGEFEMNNALTLWLVDKFNCDSEALEFEGGISIPVRPLVKRVLGIPSGPIQVVEGLDVDDALYCQYTCNRRAKNAMEVANEMCIITDKEPFCIAFMMAILGIYLAPDTSGAVNRALLGAVKQVDKLKDMDWCNFVATYLFKGIKEYKESNTTCVSIKGCLHILSVVFIDHAAFEVPVGFPRLGVVTTKHINWVVSHPFTSLMVCRPEESIYAAVLDIMPKDNIVEDGKCVDSETNTDALGDKLATTNTDQNNNKDPVSAEIDTAITSPSTTSSAIVEHAELGTSPRSPAPSSLTGHIIFPRSGEEVQSSRPSDPRSAKFCIREIMHVAADAPNGVDRGSTSCMENAGEQQQSSRPSSEPCSAQMHVSPDNPKGMNRGSTSPMENARDRSAKKARVDRPSSGQAKRAGRVAALNMSLLNCTVCCGPCKPPVFQCNGRHLACGRCLAELPSEQCQKCEHGGGFSPCPIMDDIVSLAKVECCHDGCKSSVPYHELDDHESACPHSPCYCMQPGCGFVGPPHVLLGHLAALHSVPVHTVKYGKVHRLRVSAPRFLLHGEGDDSAFLLAVGMLGTAMVVSAVCIRAGASLRPRYAVKLLANGPPPPSSAAGRIKWELEAVTSSTRPDEVVVEELPSFLTVPPAYLVGSGASKAVTLDIRVDKM; from the exons ATGCCTCCGAAGCCTGCTCTGAGTGCTAGTCGCAGTGCGAGCAGGAAGCGAGGCAACCCCATGTATTTCAGGACG ACCGATTGCAGATTGTCACCTCACCTCCTTTTACAAATCATGAAGCTTATCGTTGAAAATGATCAGCAGAAAGGTTATGTCAAGGAAATTGGGTTTGGGAGCTTCTTGTCCATGGGTGAATTTGAGATGAACAACGCTCTTACCCTGTGGTTGGTTGATAAGTTTAATTGTGACAGCGAGGCTCTTGAGTTTGAAGGTGGCATATCGATTCCGGTAAGGCCACTTGTGAAGAGGGTCCTTGGAATCCCTTCAGGCCCTATCCAAGTTGTAGAGGGTCTAGATGTTGACGACGCTCTCTACTGTCAGTATACTTGTAATCGCAGAGCAAAGAATGCGATGGAGGTGGCAAATGAAATGTGCATTATAACTGACAAGGAACCGTTCTGTATAGCATTTATGATGGCGATACTCGGAATTTATCTAGCACCAGATACATCTGGGGCCGTCAATAGGGCCTTACTGGGAGCTGTTAAGCAGGTTGATAAACTCAAAGACATGGACTGGTGCAATTTCGTTGCTACCTACCTCTTCAAAGGAATCAAGGAATATAAAGAATCCAACACAACTTGTGTTTCTATAAAGGGATGTCTCCACATACTGAGC GTCGTATTCATCGATCATGCTGCGTTTGAAGTACCAGTTGGTTTTCCACGCTTGGGTGTTGTCACTACAAAACATATCAATTGGGTTGTTTCACATCCCTTCACTAGCTTGATG gTATGTCGTCCAGAAGAGTCAATTTATGCTGCTGTGCTGGATATCATGCCAAAAGATAACATTGTTGAAGATGGCAAATGTGTTGATTCTGAAACAAATACTGATGCTCTGGGCGATAAGCTTGCTACCACCAACACTGATCAGAATAACAACAAGGATCCCGTTTCAGCAGAGATTGACACTGCCATAACAAGTCCCAGTACAACAAGCTCGGCAATTGTTGAACATGCAGAGTTAGGTACCTCACCTCGCTCACCAG CGCCCAGTTCCTTGACAGGACACATAATTTTTCCAAGAAGTGGCGAGGAAGTGCAGTCTTCTAGGCCTTCTGACCCGCGTTCTGCAAAATTTTGT ATTAGAGAGATCATGCATGTTGCTGCCGATGCCCCCAATGGAGTGGACAGGGGTTCCACATCGTGTATGGAGAATGCTGGCGAGCAACAACAGTCTTCTAGGCCTTCTTCTGAACCGTGTTCTGCACAA ATGCATGTTTCTCCAGACAACCCCAAGGGGATGAACCGGGGTTCCACATCGCCAATGGAGAATGCTAGAGATCGGAGCGCCAAGAAGGCAAGGGTGGATCGGCCCAGCAGTGGCCAAGCTAAGCGAGCCGGACGAGTTGCAGCTCTGAACATGAGTTTGCTCAATTGCACAGTCTGCTGCGGCCCTTGCAAGCCTCCTGTTTTCCAG TGCAATGGCAGACATTTAGCTTGCGGCAGATGCCTTGCCGAGCTCCCCAGCGAGCAGTGCCAGAAGTGCGAGCACGGTGGTGGCTTCAGCCCCTGCCCCATTATGGACGATATCGTTTCCTTGGCCAAGGTAGAATGTTGCCACGATGGCTGCAAGAGCTCCGTTCCCTACCACGAGCTTGACGACCACGAGAGCGCGTGCCCCCACTCGCCTTGCTATTGCATGCAGCCTGGCTGTGGCTTCGTTGGCCCACCGCACGTGCTCCTCGGCCACCTCGCCGCCCTGCACTCGGTGCCGGTGCACACGGTCAAATATGGCAAAGTGCACAGGCTCCGGGTGTCGGCGCCACGATTCCTGCTCCACGGGGAAGGGGATGACAGCGCGTTCCTCCTTGCCGTGGGCATGCTTGGCACAGCCATGGTCGTGTCGGCGGTGTGTATCAGGGCAGGTGCGTCGCTGCGGCCGCGGTATGCGGTCAAGCTTTTGGCGAACGGTCCGCCACCGCCGAGCAGCGCGGCGGGAAGAATCAAGTGGGAGTTGGAGGCGGTGACGAGCAGTACCAGGCCCGACGAGGTCGTGGTGGAGGAGCTGCCGTCTTTCTTGACAGTGCCGCCTGCGTATCTGGTTGGATCAGGGGCGTCCAAGGCGGTGACTCTCGACATTCGCGTTGACAAGATGTGA